A genomic segment from Ptychodera flava strain L36383 chromosome 19, AS_Pfla_20210202, whole genome shotgun sequence encodes:
- the LOC139118243 gene encoding uncharacterized protein, which yields MVKVRPKLPDYSTSIAYASRDLGDNLNRFVVSPPMKRQRHIRMGITKLNAQDSPILQPPLAPDENVSAPFFNPGKLSVESLRIIRQCAANIINGTNNRTAQKPLIDLSKDAAELPSTEQRSFFKVDTSPEYLEALDERIYRLKKISKCARIIIDDLTETQPCFSKHG from the exons ATGGTAAAAGTGAGGCCAAAGCTACCAGATTACTCGACATCAATTGCGTACGCTTCACGAGACTTGGGGGATAACTTGAACAGATTTGTCGTCAGCCCACCGATGAAACGACAACGTCACATCAGGATGGGAATAACGAAACTCAACGCACAAG ATTCACCGATACTGCAACCGCCTCTGGCCCCAGACGAAAATGTTTCAGCACCCTTCTTCAACCCCGGAAAACTTAGCGTTGAGTCTCTTCGGATTATCAGACAATGTGCAGCCAATATCATAAATGGAACAAATAATCGTACAGCCCAAAAACCTTTGATTGATCTATCAAAAG ATGCCGCTGAGCTACCATCAACCGAACAACGGTCGTTCTTCAAGGTTGATACGTCGCCAGAATATCTGGAAGCACTGGACGAACGCATCTACAGattgaagaaaatttcaaaatgtgcgCGTATTATCATCGATGACTTGACGGAAACTCAACCCTGCTTCAGTAAACATGGCTAA